A portion of the Miscanthus floridulus cultivar M001 unplaced genomic scaffold, ASM1932011v1 fs_641_1_2, whole genome shotgun sequence genome contains these proteins:
- the LOC136532495 gene encoding uncharacterized protein, protein MEAYCKLVRCLEDKFDGLELNHVARKYNEATDELAKMASARVPVPPNVFARDLHKPSIGYTSAIEEGQPVEPAAKLDALSATETPSTKPEVMEVNAEPPRTDQDVDWRVPFLDWLNRGELPNDKTEAWRLARRAKTYALYNGELYR, encoded by the coding sequence atggaggcttactgcaagctggtacgatgcctagaagacaagttcgacggtctcgagctaAATCACGTCGCACGGAAGTACAACGAAgccaccgacgagctggcaaagatggcctcagcacgggttccggtccccccgaacgtcttcgccagagacctccacaaaccttccattggataCACCTCGGCAATAGAGGAGGGACAACCTGTGGAACCCGCGGCGAAGCTCGATGCCCTCTCTGctaccgagaccccctcgaccaagcccgaggtcatggaagtcaacgccgagcctccacggactgatcaggacgtggattggcgagtcccgttcctcgattggctcaatcggggggagcttcctaacGACAAAACTGAAGCATGGCGGCTTGCGcggcgagccaagacctacgccctctacaacggCGAATTGTACAGATGA